In the genome of Thermoanaerobaculia bacterium, the window TCAGCGGCCACGCGGCCGATCCGAAAGAGGGCGCGCTTCCTTCTTCGGCGATGACCTGGACTCTCGTGATGCACCATTGCCCGTCGGGTTGCCACACGCACGACATCCAGACGTTTTTCGGCGTATCGGGGGGGACCTTCAACGCGCCCGATCACGAGTACCCGTCGTCCCTCGAGCTGCGGCTGACGGCGGTCAATTCCCTCGGAATCCCCGGGATCGCGAGCGTGTACCTCCCGCCGAAAACCGCCGCGCTCTCCTTCGACTCCCTCCCGCGCGGACTGAAGCTCGACGCCGGCGACGGACCGGAAACGACTCCGTTCTCCCGGACCGTCATCGCCGGTTCCCGGAACACCGTCAGCGCTTCGGGCCGGCAGACGATCGACGGGAGGACGTATCTTTTCCGGTCCTGGTCGGACGGAGGCGAACCGACGCACGTCGTCGATGCGTCGGCTCCCGAACGCTCACTGACCGCGATCTATCAAGCGGAGACGGTTCTTCCCGTTCCGCCGCCGACCCCGGCACGGATCGAAGGGAGGCCGCCGGGACACGGCGAATCGCCCTGACTCAGGAGTCGGGCTTCGGTCGTTCCTCGGTCAGGATGTCCGTCCAGCGGCGCCCGAAGCCGCGCGGCTCTCGTCGCGGATTGCGGCGCTCGAGGAGCCGGTAGTTTCGAACCGCCCGGAAGCTCAGCTCCATGCAGGGGCGGCAGTAGCGGGCTCCCTCCAGGATGAAGAGCGGCCCTTCGACCCCGCAGCGGTGGCACGTTCCGGTCACGGGAAGCATCGGAGCAACGAGTGTGCCGCCGCCCGGGCGACCTCTCGAGCCGAGTTCTGGCATTCCCGATGCACATCCTCTCGGGAGGGCGGGCGGAACGCTCCGCCCGGGAGGGTGTCATGCTGAGGCTCGCCGTCGTCTTCCTTCTCGTCGGGATCGTCGCGGCACTCCTGGGGTTCACGTCCATCGCCGGAGCGTCGTTTGCGATCGCCAAGATCTTCGCGTTCCTCTTCCTCGTGCTTTTCCTCGTCTTCCTGCTGATCGGCATGAGCGTCGCCCGGCGCGTGTGAGGCTGACCCTGCCGGGTCGGCAGTCGCGAGTCGGGGAGTCCGCGAGTCGAAAGTCGCGAGGCGACGGTCGCGCGTCGCGGGTTCCGGGGTTTCTTCGGCGCTCCCAAGTCCTGACTCGCCACTGACCGAGTCGGGACTCCCTCCGGCCGGCTCGCGACGGATCGGCTCGCCACTTCCCGGGGCGTCGGTTACCATCGGCCGATGGCGCCG includes:
- a CDS encoding DUF1328 domain-containing protein; the protein is MCRRPGDLSSRVLAFPMHILSGGRAERSAREGVMLRLAVVFLLVGIVAALLGFTSIAGASFAIAKIFAFLFLVLFLVFLLIGMSVARRV